In a single window of the Flavobacteriales bacterium genome:
- the argS gene encoding arginine--tRNA ligase has product MKRSMNIENKIFELVKKSLTELYNIEIPDHQIQISKTKKDFDGDLTLVVFPLLRISKKGPEQTAEEIGNKIIEAEHSIVNTFNVVKGFLNLSINPSVWLDSFNDWLNTTQYGYAQEPSNKTLMVEYSSPNTNKPLHLGHLRNNFLGYAVAEILKANGHKVVKTQIINDRGIHICKSMLAWQLFGNGETPESSGLKGDHLIGKYYVAFDKAYKAEIQELVAGGMEEKEAEKSTKILAQAQEMLQKWEAGDAEVRALWEKMNGWVYDGFAITYKNMGVDFDSLYYESDTYLVGKEVVEEGLNKGVFYKKEDGSVWCDLSSEKMDDKLLLRGDGTSVYMTQDIGTALLRYKDNPSLSGLIYTVGNEQNHHFKVLFAILKKLGYKWAEECYHLSYGMVDLPSGRMKSREGTVVDADDLMESLKNDAKTATLERSQIEDLSEEQQETLFKTIGMGGLKYFLLKVDPKKKMLFNPEESIELNGNTGPFIQYTYARTQSILRTVGNFEKNIDTTIDLFSIEQELIKLIGEFPNVIKEAGDHYSPALIANYVYEIAKTYNSFYQSISIFKEEDAAKKQFRIALSYQVGEVIKNGMLLMGINVPERM; this is encoded by the coding sequence ATGAAGAGATCAATGAATATAGAGAATAAGATTTTTGAGTTAGTAAAGAAAAGTTTAACGGAATTATACAACATAGAAATTCCAGATCATCAAATTCAAATTAGTAAAACTAAAAAAGATTTTGATGGAGATTTAACTTTAGTTGTATTCCCATTATTAAGGATTTCAAAAAAAGGGCCAGAGCAAACAGCTGAAGAGATTGGAAATAAAATAATAGAAGCAGAGCATTCGATTGTTAATACATTTAATGTGGTTAAAGGTTTTTTAAATCTATCAATTAATCCCTCTGTTTGGTTAGACTCTTTTAATGATTGGCTGAATACTACTCAGTATGGTTATGCACAAGAGCCATCGAATAAAACTTTAATGGTAGAATATTCTTCTCCAAATACTAATAAACCATTACATCTAGGACATTTAAGGAATAACTTCTTAGGGTATGCAGTTGCTGAAATCTTAAAAGCTAATGGACATAAAGTTGTTAAAACTCAAATCATTAATGATCGAGGAATTCATATTTGTAAAAGTATGTTGGCTTGGCAACTCTTTGGGAATGGCGAGACTCCTGAATCTTCAGGCTTAAAAGGAGATCACTTAATTGGTAAATATTATGTGGCTTTTGATAAGGCTTATAAAGCAGAAATTCAAGAATTAGTTGCAGGAGGAATGGAAGAGAAAGAAGCTGAAAAATCTACTAAAATTTTAGCCCAAGCTCAAGAAATGCTTCAAAAATGGGAAGCTGGAGATGCAGAAGTAAGAGCACTTTGGGAAAAAATGAACGGTTGGGTATATGATGGTTTTGCCATTACCTATAAAAATATGGGAGTAGATTTTGATTCATTATACTATGAGTCTGATACTTATTTGGTAGGAAAAGAAGTTGTAGAAGAAGGGTTAAACAAAGGAGTGTTTTATAAAAAAGAAGATGGCTCTGTTTGGTGTGATTTAAGCTCTGAAAAAATGGACGATAAACTCTTGTTACGTGGTGATGGAACTTCTGTTTATATGACACAAGATATAGGGACAGCATTATTACGTTATAAGGATAATCCATCGCTTTCAGGTTTGATTTACACGGTAGGAAACGAACAGAATCACCATTTTAAAGTCTTGTTTGCTATTCTTAAGAAATTGGGATATAAATGGGCCGAAGAATGCTACCATTTATCGTATGGGATGGTTGACCTGCCTTCAGGAAGAATGAAGTCACGTGAAGGAACGGTTGTGGATGCAGATGATTTAATGGAATCTTTAAAAAACGATGCAAAAACGGCAACTTTAGAACGTAGTCAAATAGAGGATTTATCAGAAGAACAGCAAGAAACACTGTTTAAAACAATAGGAATGGGAGGACTAAAATATTTCTTATTGAAAGTAGATCCTAAAAAGAAAATGTTGTTTAATCCAGAAGAATCTATTGAGTTAAATGGTAATACTGGACCGTTTATTCAATATACTTATGCTCGAACACAGTCGATACTAAGAACCGTTGGAAACTTTGAAAAAAACATTGACACCACGATTGATTTATTCTCTATTGAACAAGAGTTAATCAAATTAATAGGAGAGTTCCCTAATGTTATTAAAGAAGCTGGAGATCATTATAGCCCAGCATTGATCGCTAATTATGTCTATGAAATAGCTAAAACATACAATTCTTTTTACCAGTCAATTTCAATTTTTAAAGAAGAAGACGCTGCTAAAAAACAATTTAGAATAGCCTTGTCTTATCAAGTTGGTGAGGTGATCAAGAATGGAATGTTACTCATGGGAATCAACGTTCCAGAAAGAATGTAA
- the rocF gene encoding arginase, whose amino-acid sequence MKRIVLVENKSEIGAGTRGASLGIDAVKIAALNSKSDYFKKAKIVKIENENDRLWEDVTFESAKRIKGVVEVYKRVSSSVSEVLGKNKFPVILSGDHSNAGGTIAGIKMAYPDKRLGVIWIDAHADLHSPYTSPSGNIHGMPLATALGEDNQGYAVKEISDEVKKQWERLKGIGNINPKIQPEDLVFIGVRDTEDPEDYYIANNKVKTISVEHVRRTGAQEVSEQVLEYLSACDIIYVSFDVDSMDCDLISYGTGTPVQNGLTDQEASGLINHFLIDKRVKCFEVVEINPCLDNKQNKMAETAFRIIEGASAIIEKRG is encoded by the coding sequence ATGAAACGAATCGTATTAGTTGAAAACAAATCTGAAATTGGCGCAGGAACTAGAGGGGCTAGCTTAGGAATAGATGCAGTTAAAATAGCAGCACTTAATTCAAAAAGTGATTATTTCAAAAAAGCTAAAATTGTAAAGATTGAAAATGAAAATGATCGCCTTTGGGAAGATGTTACTTTTGAATCGGCTAAAAGAATTAAAGGAGTTGTAGAAGTTTATAAACGTGTTAGTTCTTCAGTAAGTGAAGTGCTCGGGAAAAATAAATTTCCAGTTATTTTATCAGGAGATCATTCAAATGCTGGAGGAACTATTGCTGGAATAAAAATGGCTTATCCTGATAAACGTCTAGGGGTTATTTGGATTGATGCACATGCAGATTTACATTCACCATACACATCGCCTTCTGGGAATATCCATGGTATGCCTTTAGCAACTGCATTAGGAGAAGATAACCAGGGGTACGCTGTTAAAGAAATTTCTGATGAAGTAAAAAAACAATGGGAACGCTTAAAAGGTATTGGTAATATTAATCCCAAAATTCAGCCAGAAGATTTGGTGTTTATTGGAGTTAGAGATACAGAAGATCCAGAGGATTATTATATTGCCAATAATAAAGTAAAAACAATTAGCGTAGAACATGTCCGAAGAACTGGAGCTCAAGAAGTTTCAGAGCAAGTATTGGAATATTTGAGTGCATGCGATATTATTTATGTCTCTTTTGATGTAGATAGTATGGATTGTGATTTAATTTCTTATGGAACTGGAACTCCTGTTCAAAATGGTTTAACAGATCAAGAAGCTAGTGGATTAATCAATCACTTTTTAATCGATAAAAGAGTAAAGTGTTTTGAAGTAGTGGAAATTAATCCATGTTTAGATAACAAGCAGAATAAAATGGCTGAAACAGCTTTTAGAATTATAGAAGGGGCTTCTGCAATTATTGAAAAACGAGGTTAG
- a CDS encoding DUF4249 domain-containing protein has protein sequence MKKSLLYTIGLGVLALSSCTKVIEVDLNTEENKRLVVDAQFSSYAQEHIVKLGESANFYSSDEPTLISGATVKVTEGTNTFDFNEVSPGVYQSNNSAVAEIGKEYTLSIDYAGKTYTGKDYCDYSPTVDTVILEPNYVDGSTTEIEDYTIRFSTQEAPGFGDYYAWKIYVNGVLRNDSVPEQLSQSDEFLPDGTYLYEVELTYIDDVESGDTITVAQHAISKEIYDAVFAIRFQTDFRGGIFDSPPANVPTNMSDGAVGLFSVSGETRNFAIVP, from the coding sequence ATGAAAAAAAGTTTATTATACACAATAGGATTAGGAGTACTAGCTTTATCAAGTTGTACAAAAGTAATTGAAGTAGACTTAAATACTGAAGAGAACAAAAGATTAGTTGTAGATGCTCAATTTTCATCTTACGCACAAGAACATATTGTTAAGTTAGGAGAGTCAGCCAACTTTTATTCTTCAGATGAACCAACATTAATATCTGGCGCTACAGTTAAAGTAACAGAGGGAACGAATACATTTGATTTCAACGAAGTATCTCCAGGAGTTTATCAATCAAACAATAGTGCAGTGGCTGAAATAGGTAAAGAGTATACACTTTCTATCGATTATGCTGGGAAGACTTATACAGGAAAGGATTATTGTGACTATTCTCCAACTGTTGATACTGTAATTCTTGAGCCTAATTATGTGGATGGAAGTACTACTGAGATTGAAGATTACACCATCCGTTTTAGTACACAAGAAGCTCCAGGTTTTGGAGACTATTATGCTTGGAAAATCTATGTAAATGGTGTGCTGAGAAATGATAGTGTTCCTGAGCAATTATCGCAGTCTGATGAGTTTTTACCAGACGGAACTTATTTATATGAAGTAGAGCTTACCTATATTGATGATGTAGAATCAGGAGATACCATTACTGTAGCACAACATGCTATCTCAAAAGAAATTTATGATGCAGTTTTTGCGATTCGTTTTCAAACTGATTTTAGAGGAGGTATTTTTGATTCACCACCTGCTAATGTTCCTACAAACATGAGTGATGGAGCTGTAGGTTTGTTTTCAGTTTCTGGAGAAACACGCAATTTTGCAATTGTTCCCTAA
- a CDS encoding TonB-dependent receptor, giving the protein MKNIIFGLFLIINLGFFAQEKFTISGNLNDASNGEGLIGASIKIADQPKGTITNVYGFYSLTLPKGTYKIVYSYLGFESVTKEIVLDKNVKLNVELTETSTTFDEVVITGEASNKNVESLDMSKNELNIEQIKGIPALMGEVDVIKAIQLLPGVQTIGEGGSGFFVRGGAADQNLILLDEANVYNASHLMGFFSVFNPDALKNVELYKGGIPAQYGGRLASVLDIRMKDGNMKKFSGQGGIGTISSRLTLTAPIKKDKGAIMLSGRRTYADLFLPLARNQDLDGTKLYFYDANIKGNYTLNDNNRVFLSGYFGRDVLSINNQFNMDWGNATGTLRWNHIFNDKLFLNSTVVFSSYNYELGTPSTDDSFNFSWKSKINDYYIKEDFNYYLNPKNTIKFGLQSAFHEISPGTISFTNEGIENEIKTPTTNSLEHAVYVSNEQQFNNRFSAVYGLRYSLFQNIGKATVYKYDNEFNISDTSYYKDGEIYQTYGGLEPRLGLKYTLDETSSVKASYNRTRQYIQLASNSTSSSPLDVWFSSSPNVKPQFADQVALGYFKNFSNNAIETSAEVYYKKMYNTIDFKDHAQLIFNQGLEGELRIGEAQSYGLELMAKKTKGKWTGWLSYTYSRVFKDIPLINEGVAYPAKYDQPHNISFVTSYEFSKRFSLSLNWVYNTGRAVSMPTGKFVYQGQTIPIYSAKNSERLPAYHRMDLSATLKGKKYDSKKFKGEWVFSVYNVYNRANAYSLNFVENKETGVTEAQMLYLFKVIPSITYNFKF; this is encoded by the coding sequence ATGAAAAATATCATCTTCGGATTATTCCTAATTATTAATTTAGGTTTTTTCGCACAAGAGAAATTTACCATCAGTGGTAATTTAAATGATGCTTCAAACGGTGAAGGTTTAATTGGAGCAAGTATTAAAATAGCCGATCAGCCCAAAGGTACCATTACTAATGTTTATGGCTTTTATTCTTTAACCTTACCCAAAGGAACCTACAAAATTGTCTACTCATATTTAGGGTTTGAGAGTGTTACAAAGGAAATAGTACTTGATAAAAATGTAAAGTTAAATGTTGAGTTAACGGAAACATCAACAACTTTTGACGAAGTGGTGATTACCGGTGAAGCCAGTAATAAAAATGTAGAAAGTCTCGATATGAGTAAAAATGAGCTCAATATTGAACAAATAAAAGGAATACCAGCGTTGATGGGAGAAGTGGATGTGATTAAAGCAATTCAACTTTTACCAGGGGTTCAAACCATAGGTGAAGGAGGTTCTGGGTTCTTTGTAAGAGGAGGAGCTGCTGATCAAAACTTAATTTTATTGGATGAGGCAAATGTTTATAATGCTTCTCACTTAATGGGATTCTTCTCAGTTTTTAATCCTGATGCTTTAAAGAATGTCGAATTGTATAAAGGAGGGATTCCTGCTCAATATGGAGGACGTCTAGCATCGGTTCTGGATATTAGAATGAAAGATGGAAATATGAAAAAGTTCTCTGGACAAGGGGGAATAGGAACAATTTCTAGTCGTTTAACTTTGACTGCTCCTATCAAAAAGGATAAAGGAGCAATTATGCTTTCAGGAAGAAGAACTTATGCGGATTTATTTTTACCTCTAGCCAGAAATCAAGATTTAGATGGTACAAAATTATATTTCTATGATGCAAATATTAAAGGGAATTACACCTTAAATGACAACAACAGAGTCTTTTTATCTGGTTATTTTGGTAGAGACGTCTTGAGTATTAATAATCAGTTTAATATGGATTGGGGGAATGCTACAGGAACATTGAGATGGAACCATATTTTTAATGATAAGTTATTCTTAAATAGTACTGTGGTTTTTAGTAGTTATAATTATGAATTAGGAACGCCTTCTACTGATGATAGCTTTAATTTCTCATGGAAGTCGAAAATCAATGATTATTATATCAAAGAAGATTTTAATTATTATTTAAATCCTAAAAACACGATTAAGTTTGGTTTACAATCAGCTTTCCATGAAATTTCTCCGGGGACTATTAGTTTTACAAATGAGGGAATCGAAAATGAAATTAAAACACCTACTACAAACTCATTAGAACATGCTGTTTATGTGTCTAATGAACAACAATTTAATAACCGTTTTTCAGCAGTTTATGGGTTAAGGTATTCACTGTTTCAAAATATCGGAAAAGCGACAGTATACAAGTATGATAACGAATTTAACATTAGTGATACTAGCTATTATAAAGATGGAGAAATCTATCAAACTTATGGAGGACTTGAGCCTCGTTTAGGGTTAAAATATACATTGGATGAAACAAGTTCTGTAAAAGCAAGTTATAATAGAACAAGACAGTATATACAATTAGCCTCAAATTCTACTTCTTCATCTCCATTAGATGTATGGTTTTCTAGTAGCCCGAATGTAAAGCCGCAATTTGCAGATCAAGTCGCTTTGGGGTATTTTAAAAACTTTAGCAACAATGCTATAGAAACCTCTGCCGAAGTGTATTACAAGAAAATGTACAACACCATTGATTTTAAAGATCATGCACAGTTGATTTTTAACCAAGGCTTAGAAGGTGAATTAAGAATAGGAGAGGCGCAATCTTATGGATTAGAGTTGATGGCCAAGAAAACTAAAGGAAAATGGACGGGATGGTTAAGTTATACCTATTCAAGAGTATTTAAGGACATTCCTTTGATTAATGAGGGGGTGGCATATCCTGCCAAATATGATCAACCACACAACATTTCGTTTGTAACAAGTTATGAGTTTTCTAAACGTTTTTCATTGTCTCTTAACTGGGTTTATAATACAGGAAGAGCAGTGTCGATGCCAACAGGAAAGTTTGTTTATCAAGGTCAAACCATTCCTATTTATTCCGCTAAAAACTCTGAAAGATTACCTGCATATCATAGAATGGATCTTTCGGCGACTTTAAAAGGAAAGAAATACGATTCTAAAAAATTCAAAGGGGAGTGGGTATTCTCAGTATACAATGTATACAATAGAGCCAATGCTTACAGCTTAAACTTTGTTGAGAATAAAGAAACAGGAGTTACAGAAGCTCAAATGCTATACTTGTTTAAAGTGATTCCATCAATTACTTACAATTTTAAATTTTAA
- the lon gene encoding endopeptidase La: MSDFLSDKILGLVDDIDSNTEFIPLMSEEDEDRINKEEIPNELPILSLRNNVLFPGVVIPITVGRDKSIKLIKDAEKASRTIGVVAQKDVNIEEPKFSDLNTIGTIAHIVKVLKMPDGSTTVIIQGKKRFELKELVAEEPYIIARVEEFEEIKSDDNDEKIKALYQTLKDTALKIIKESPQIPSEASFALKNIESNSFLVNFIASHMNAEVEEKQAVLAEPNLEKRANSLLKHLDKELQLLAIKNDIQSRVRVDLDKQQREYFLQQQMKEIQNELGDNPQKQELIEFRNKAKKKKWKKSVAKTFEKQLSKLERMNPQGAEYGVQLNYIETLLDLPWGKYTKDKFNLQEAQAILDRDHFGLEKVKERIIEYLAVLKLKGDMKSPILCLYGPPGVGKTSLGKSIAEAVGRKYIRMSLGGVHDEAEIRGHRKTYIGAMPGRIMTSLKKVKSSNPVFVLDEIDKVGTSNHGDPSSALLEVLDPEQNDTFKDNFVEIEYDLSKVMFVATANEVATIQPALRDRMEFIEVTGYTVEEKIEITKRHLIRKQLKEHGVKEEQYALTDEAIEYIIEAYTSESGVRGLEKRIAKTVRYRAKQLALEETYETTIQKEDLVEILGPSYEKDKYISNDVAGVVTGLAWTRNGGDILFIESSITKGKGKLTLTGNLGDVMKESAVIALEYLKAHAENWGIEAKYFDEHNVHIHVPAGATPKDGPSAGITMLTALASLFTQRKVKKYLAMTGEITLRGEVLPVGGIKEKILAAKRANIKELILCEKNRKDVDDINPEYLEGLTFNYVSKMDEVVQIALLDEEVENKFKLV, translated from the coding sequence ATGAGTGACTTTTTATCAGATAAAATATTGGGACTAGTTGATGATATTGATTCAAATACTGAATTTATACCATTAATGTCGGAAGAAGATGAGGATAGAATAAATAAAGAAGAAATCCCCAATGAATTGCCTATCCTTTCGCTAAGGAATAATGTGCTTTTTCCTGGTGTAGTTATTCCTATTACTGTTGGAAGAGATAAATCTATTAAATTAATCAAAGATGCAGAAAAGGCTTCTAGAACGATTGGTGTTGTAGCACAAAAAGATGTAAATATAGAGGAACCTAAATTTTCAGACTTAAATACCATTGGTACAATAGCACACATTGTAAAAGTCTTAAAGATGCCAGATGGAAGTACAACTGTTATTATCCAAGGGAAGAAACGCTTTGAATTAAAAGAATTGGTAGCAGAAGAGCCATATATAATAGCTAGAGTTGAAGAGTTTGAAGAAATTAAGTCAGATGATAATGATGAGAAAATTAAAGCACTTTATCAAACATTAAAAGATACGGCACTTAAAATTATTAAGGAGTCTCCACAAATTCCTTCTGAGGCTTCATTTGCATTAAAGAATATTGAGAGTAATTCTTTCCTAGTTAATTTTATAGCTTCACACATGAATGCTGAAGTAGAGGAGAAGCAGGCTGTATTGGCAGAACCTAACTTAGAAAAACGTGCCAATTCCCTGTTAAAACATTTAGATAAAGAATTACAGTTATTAGCGATTAAAAATGATATCCAGTCTCGTGTAAGAGTTGATCTAGATAAGCAACAACGTGAGTATTTCCTACAGCAACAAATGAAGGAAATACAAAATGAGTTGGGGGATAATCCTCAAAAACAAGAGCTGATAGAATTTAGAAATAAAGCAAAAAAGAAAAAGTGGAAAAAGTCAGTTGCTAAAACTTTTGAAAAACAACTCAGTAAGTTGGAACGAATGAATCCACAAGGTGCTGAATATGGTGTTCAACTGAATTATATTGAAACATTATTGGATTTACCATGGGGGAAATACACAAAAGACAAGTTCAATTTACAAGAAGCACAAGCAATTCTTGATAGAGATCATTTTGGATTAGAAAAAGTAAAAGAACGTATCATAGAATATCTGGCTGTGTTGAAGTTAAAAGGAGATATGAAGTCTCCAATTCTATGTTTGTATGGACCTCCAGGAGTTGGTAAAACCTCTTTAGGGAAATCAATTGCTGAAGCGGTTGGAAGAAAATATATTCGAATGTCATTAGGAGGTGTCCATGATGAAGCTGAAATTAGAGGACATCGAAAAACGTATATTGGAGCGATGCCAGGAAGAATCATGACCAGCCTAAAGAAAGTAAAGTCATCTAATCCTGTTTTTGTCTTAGATGAAATAGATAAAGTGGGAACAAGTAATCATGGAGATCCTTCATCTGCTTTATTAGAAGTCTTAGATCCAGAGCAAAATGATACATTTAAAGATAATTTTGTTGAAATAGAATACGATTTATCTAAAGTGATGTTTGTTGCAACGGCTAATGAAGTAGCAACAATTCAACCAGCTTTAAGAGATCGAATGGAGTTTATTGAAGTAACTGGTTATACCGTAGAAGAAAAAATTGAAATTACTAAGCGTCATTTGATTCGAAAACAATTGAAAGAGCATGGTGTAAAAGAGGAACAATATGCTTTAACAGATGAAGCAATAGAATATATTATTGAGGCCTATACTTCTGAAAGTGGAGTAAGAGGTTTAGAAAAAAGAATTGCTAAAACTGTTCGTTATAGAGCAAAACAATTGGCACTTGAAGAAACGTATGAAACAACGATTCAAAAAGAAGATCTAGTTGAAATCTTAGGGCCCTCTTATGAGAAAGATAAATATATTTCAAACGATGTAGCAGGTGTTGTTACTGGATTAGCTTGGACGAGAAATGGTGGAGATATCCTATTTATAGAGTCTTCTATTACTAAGGGAAAAGGGAAGTTAACTTTGACTGGAAACCTTGGAGATGTAATGAAAGAATCAGCGGTAATTGCTTTAGAATATTTAAAAGCTCATGCTGAAAATTGGGGAATCGAAGCTAAATATTTTGACGAACACAATGTCCATATTCATGTTCCTGCTGGAGCAACACCAAAAGATGGACCATCAGCTGGTATTACCATGTTAACAGCTTTAGCTTCTTTATTTACCCAACGTAAAGTAAAAAAGTATTTAGCGATGACAGGGGAAATTACCTTAAGAGGAGAGGTGTTGCCTGTTGGAGGAATCAAAGAAAAAATCCTAGCAGCTAAACGTGCGAATATCAAAGAGCTGATCCTTTGTGAGAAGAACCGAAAAGATGTTGACGATATTAATCCAGAATATTTAGAAGGCTTAACGTTCAACTATGTTTCTAAAATGGATGAAGTGGTGCAAATTGCCTTGTTAGATGAAGAAGTTGAAAATAAATTTAAATTGGTGTAA